The Micromonospora sp. NBC_00421 DNA window TATCGGAAATACTCCTACGGTGGTGCGGTGCTCCCGCCGGGATCAGACCGGCAGCGGCGCGGGCTCGGACTCCGGCAGCGACCGGGACGACGGCGGGACCACGAACTTGTAGCCCACCTGGCGGACCGTGCCGATCATCGACTCGTACTCCGAGCCGAGCTTGGCCCGCAGCCGTCGGACGTGCACGTCCACGGTGCGGGTGCCGCCGAAGTAGTCGTAGCCCCAGACCTCGCGGAGCAACTGGTCCCGGGTGAACACCCGGCCCGGGTGCTGGGCCAGGAACTTCAGCAGCTCGAACTCCTTGTAGGTGAGGTCGAGCGGCCGACCCTTGAGCTTCGCCGCGTAGGTGTCCGGGTCGATGTTCAGCTCGCCGGCCCGGATCGAGCCGCCGGCCCCGGAGGTGGCGTTGTTCAGCCGGCCCACCGCGAGCCGCAGCCTGGCCTCCACCTCGGCCGGCCCCGCACCGGCCAGGATCACGTCGTCCACGCCCCAGTCGGCGTTCAGGGCGATCAGACCGGCCTCGGTGACCACCGCGACAAGCGGCACGCCCAGGCCGGTGGCGTGCAGCATCCGGCAGGTGGCACGGGCCTCGCTCAACTCCGAACGGGCGTCGACCAGCACCGCGTCCGGGCTGGGCCCGGAAACCAGGGTGCGGACGTCACGTGGTGCGGTACGGACCGAATGCGGCAACAGGTCGAGTGCCGGCAGCACCGCCGAGGGCTCACCTGCACGCGCGGTCACCAGCAGCAGGAGCTCCACACGATCACCTCCGTCCCGGCGGCTCTATGGCCGCACGCGACCAGCTGCTCCGCTGGCGGGCGGGGCGCTGAGAACTTGCGTGGGTCCCGGCGTCGCTGACGGGCGGGTAACGGCTTGAGCGTAACCGATCGCCCCGCTGTCACCTCGGCGTCCTTTCCTGTTTGTCGGATCTGCCCGTGATCGC harbors:
- a CDS encoding winged helix-turn-helix transcriptional regulator yields the protein MELLLLVTARAGEPSAVLPALDLLPHSVRTAPRDVRTLVSGPSPDAVLVDARSELSEARATCRMLHATGLGVPLVAVVTEAGLIALNADWGVDDVILAGAGPAEVEARLRLAVGRLNNATSGAGGSIRAGELNIDPDTYAAKLKGRPLDLTYKEFELLKFLAQHPGRVFTRDQLLREVWGYDYFGGTRTVDVHVRRLRAKLGSEYESMIGTVRQVGYKFVVPPSSRSLPESEPAPLPV